GGATTATTTATTAAATCCAGATAATAAACTTCCGGATATTTTGTTTCTGGATTTAAATATGCCAAAGAAAACTGGTAAAGAGTGTTTGATTGAAATTAAAAAAACAGATCATCTTAAAAACATTATTATTGCCATCTATTCTACTTCTTCATCTGAAGAAGATATTGAAGATACTTTTATTCAGGGTGCCAATATTTATATCAAAAAGCCAAGCGATTTTAATACGCTTAAAAAAATAATTAATGAAGTCGTGACCGTAAACTGGCACTATCATACCTCTGGGTTAAACCGTGATAATTTCTTGCTGCGACTAAAATAAAAATAATAGTACACCAATGAAATGGATACCAAATTTTAATTCTTCAAACTCTTTGAGAGTTATTTTTGTAATCGCAGTTTTCATTCTGTTATTTATTTCATCGGTAGCTTATAAGCATAATCAGGACTTGAATGAATCAAGCAAACTGGTCATGCATACATACGAGATAAACATTCAATTAGAACGATTGATGTCGGCTATAAAAGATGCCGAAACCGGACAAAGAGGTTATATTATTACCAGAAATGCCCGTTTTTTAACTCCGTATATTTATTCACGCGACAAGGTAAATACTTCATTTATTACTTTAAAAAAATTAACTGCTGATAATCCACAACAGCAGGAAAATCTTCGAAAGCTCTTTAAGCTTATTATACAGCGTTTTGTGTCTTTCGAAAATTGTTTAAAATATAGCGATCCCAAAACATATGATAAACGAAAACTCGATAATCATATGTTTGGGGGACGAATCTTAATGGAAAATATTCGTTTTAAAGTTGACGAAATGAATGACATTGAGAAAACCTACCTTAAAAACAGGCTGAAAATCTACGATGCTGAAATTTCGTTAAGTCCTATATTTTCTATCTCGCTATTCTTAACAGCGCTATTTTTTATCTTACTGGCTTATCGACAAATCAGTAAAGATTTCCAAAGGCTAAAACTTTACAACAAAAAGCTTTTAATTTCGAGCGGTTTAATTTCTGAATCTGAAGCAATTGGTAAATTTAGTACCTGGCAATGGGATCTTGATGCAGATAAAATCGATTATTCAGACAATCAATTTCGTTTACTGGGTTATGAACCTGGCGATTTTATTCCAAGAAGAGAAACCCTTTTAAAATCCGTACATCCTGATGACAAGGATAATGTTGCAACTGCGATTGACGGAATCCTTCAGAACAAACAACAGCCTTTTGTATATTATAAAATACTACTTCCAAGTCACGAAGTCCGTTATTTTAAATCGACCGGAAAGTTACTGACAGACCAACAGGGAAGCAAAATTTTACTGGGCATTAATTTTGACATTACCGATGAGCATCTGCTTAATATCGAACTTCAGGAACGTAATAAAGAACTTGAAAAAAGCAATAAAGAATTAGCTTCTTTCAATCACGTCGCGAGTCATGATTTACAGGAGCCGCTTCGAAAAATCCAGACTTTTATCTCTCGAGTTTCTGATGCTGATAAAGCAGTTATGTCACAAAGTGCACGTGATTATATTGCCAAAATTGAAGTTTCGGCAAAAAGAATGCGTATTCTTATCGATGATTTATTATTGTTTTCGAGAACCAATACAACCAAAAAAGAATTCATTAAGTCGAATTTAAATGAATTGCTTGAAAATGCCGAATCGGAATTAACAGAAGTTATAGAAGAAAAAAATGCAGTTATAAATACCTGCAAACTTCCTAAACTTTCGGTGATTCCCTATCAAATCGAACAGCTTTTCATCAACTTGATTGGAAATTCATTAAAATACAGCAGACCGGATGTTCCGCCGGAAATTTCAATTGATTGTGAAAAAGTAAATGCAGCTGATTATCCAGAATTAGATCAAAACATTAAAAAATACCACCGAATTACTTTTACAGATAACGGAATGGGTTTTGATCCTCAGTTTAAAGAAACAATCTTTATTTTGTTTCAAAGACTGCACTCTAAAACTGACTATCCAGGAACTGGAATTGGTCTAGCGATTTGTAAGAAAATCGTAGACAATCATAGAGGTCATATTACAGCTGATAGTGAGCCGAATAAAGGTTCGGTTTTTACTATTTTTCTACCAGATTAAACCTCGTCAGCTCCTTTAAACACTAGATATTAAAACGTTATATAAATTCTTTATGGGAATTATATAACGTTTCTTTTTTATGCTGTAAGGCAAATCATCGTATTCGTTAGCATCTTTGTATTGTAATACTTTAGGAAGTAATAATGAAAGCAAAACCCGTATTGAAAGCCATCATTTTTAAAGTGCTTTTTTTATTGATCGTGATCTTTGTAACATCGTGCCGAAAATCCAATTCAATAGAATCTAATCTTAAAAAAAATGAAGCTTTTAGTAAAAATGATAAAGAAGAAGTTGAGGCTTTCTTTTTTATTGCAACGGCAAATGTTGGAAAAACTATTATTTCTAAAAGTCAAATTGCACAACAAAAAAGTTCAGAGAGTTCAATAATGATTTTAGGTAAAAAAATCGAAAGAAGTCAAAGCAGATTACTGCAGGAAGTAACAGAATTAGCAAATAAAAAACTTATTATTATTTCTGAAATAAATGCAACACACCGCCGCGATACTTACGATCTGGTTACCGCAAAAAATTCTTCAGAATTTAACAGAGTCTATTTAAGAGCAATGAAAAAATGTCTGGAAGAACAAATTCAATTATTAGAGACCGTTTCGAAAGAAACCAACGATAAAGCAATTTTAAAGTTAGTATTGAAATATCTGCCTGAACAATTTGATCTCTTACGAGAGATTGAACAAACAATTAAGAAAGGAATTAATTAAAAGCCTAACAAATCATTAACTAAATTATTTAACTATGAAAATGCAAAACAATTTTTTATGCGCCTTAGCCCTTTTTATCTCAGCTTCATTTGGAATGCTGCACGCTCAAAATACTAATGTAGAAACAGAATTTGGTGTAAAAGGTGGATTCAACATGTCTAATCTATACAACAATGGCGATGATGTTGATGACAACAATATTCTATACGGTTTCAATGCCGGTGTTTATGCAACTTTACCAATCTCTGATTTTGTTGCTATTCAGCCTGAGCTTTTATTTACAACAAAAGGTGCCAAATTAGAATACAACAGCGCTCTTTTTAATGGAGACGCTAAATTCAAATTGAATTATATCGAACTTCCATTATTGGTAAGAGTAAATATTACTAAAAACTTTAACGTACATGCCGGTGGTTACGCTTCTTACCTAGTAAGTTCTAAAGTAACAGGAAGCGGAGACGCTGAGTTTGAACAAACTATTGATACAGACGATTTAAACAAATTTGATGCTGGTATTTCAGCTGGTATTGGAGTAGATTTTAATCCAGTTAGTATTGGAGTACGTTACAACTATGGTTTAACAACTGTGGGGAAAGAAAGAACAGCTTTAGGAACAACTTATACTTTTCCTGATGCTAAAAACAGCAACTTAACTTTATACTTATCGTATAAATTGAACTAATTCATTTAGTAACCCTAAAATAAGAAAACCATGTCAAATTTATTATACACCATAGCGGTTATTCTTGTAATACTATGGGCTCTTGGTTTCTTTGTTTACAGTTTTGGAAGTATTATTCACATACTGCTTGTAATTGCCATTATCGCAATATTATTGAGACTTATCAAAGGACGGGAAATTTAAAAACGAATCAACATTAAATAATTATATTAATCTATTAAAAATCAAATATTATGAAAGCATCTAGCACAATTTTAGGAGTAGCAGCTGCAGCTGCAGCAGGAGCATTATTAGGAGTTTTATTTGCTCCAGACAAAGGTTCAAACACTAGAAAAAAAATCAAAGATAAATCGAAAGATTACAGCGATAATTTAAAAACAAAATTTGATGGTATTGTAAACACAATCACTTCAAACGGTAAAGACATCATCGATGAAGGAAAAGCAAAATTCAACCAAGTAAAAGATGATTTCAATACAGTTAAAGACGAAGCTAAAACAGTGAAATCGAACTACTAATAAAAAGTGATTTTTTCAAACCATAAAATACTATATCATGGAACCAAATGCAACAACAAACGAGAATTTAAATCTTTATGAAAAAGCTGAAACTTATGCAAAAACAAGTTTAGAATTATTAAAACTTAAAACAGTATGTTCAGTGGCTGATGGTGTTTCATCATTGGCATCAAAGATAGCAGTCGGCGTTGTTGTTGCATTTTTTACCCTGTTCTTGAATATTGGTTTAAGTTTATGGATTGGAAAAGAACTTGGAGAATATTATTTCGGATTTTTTATAATGGCACTTTTCTATTTAATAGTAGCTGTTGTAATACATAAATCTCATCATAAACTAATCAAAACTCCTATTGGAAATTCGATTATTTCGAGCATCTTAAAAGAAAAATAAAAACTGATTTAAAATATTAATACTTAAAAAAGACTATTATGGAGCCTATTTACACTATTGATGAGTTAAATCAGAGAATAAAATTATTAGAAGATCGTCAGGATGCCGAATGGTGTGCTATTAAAGACCATATCGATGATATTAAAGAAAATTTAAAGCCTCTAAACCTTATTCGAAATACGGTTGAAGAAATCAACGAAACGGTTGGCTTTAAAAGTCATATGGCACAATCAGCTATCAGCATTGCGATTGGATATTTAGCCAAACGATTTATTGTTGGAAAAGGTGATACTATGTTTAAAGGAATTTTAGGCTCAATTGTCCAGCTTATTGTAACCAATCTGGTTTCGAAACCTAGCGAATCTTCAAATGAAACTTCTGAAGAAGAAGAATCATCACAATACGAACCATCATAAGAGTAATTGTCGAATTAAATACTGACTATTATGGAAAAGCTAAACGAAATAATCATAAAGAATGGTGTGACCCTCTACTCTAACTTATATAAATGTTTTGAATTTACAAGAGTATTTCTCGGTATCTAACTCGCTTATACGTTTCCAAGGCAACAAAACGATTAAACAGTTAATACATCACTATATTTTTAAGGTTATGAGATTCTAAGCTTCTAAGAAGCTAAGATTGAAAGTTTACAACTTATCTCAAACCAAAAAAGAGACTTTTTTACACTAGTAAGAAAGTCTCTTTTTCTTTTTAAGGTACTAAGGCTCTAAGAAACTGAGATTCTAAGCTTAATTTTCCCATGTCAAAATATTAGAAACTTAGTCCCTTAGCATCTCAGTTTCTTAGAACCTCAAAAATCAATTATAACTCTGATAAATAGGAATCTTCAATCCCACATATACATTGCTGGCTTTTGAATTGTTTGAAAACAAATTCGAAATCAGCGAACCTGATCCTATGAATAATGGTCCGGCTCTAAAACCAGTTCCTATCTGTGTTCCGCTGTATTCCATATAGGTAAGCGGAATGTAAAAACTAAACTGGCGAGTTTCATATCTCGGTGTAAAAGTAACCGAATTAGCAATCGCAGTTCCGTTAATTTTTTTGGCGTCGACCAATCCGAAATCACCGCTTAAATTCAGGTAAAACTTATTATCGATATTCCAGTCAAAGTTGGTATGAAGAGCGGTTGGAAGATTTGCTTTTACTCCTTTCTGCGATGAAACTTTGGTATAATGATCATTAAAAAACTGAAAAATATCACTCGCATTATCAATATCATCTTGTGTCACTCTTCCTGCGAGGTTATATGTATTCTCGATAACATTTTTATAATTCAATTTCCCAATATCTGTTATCGAAGCTGCCGCTTTTAATTTGTATCGATTTCCAATACAAGTATGGCAGTTAGTGCGGTATTCATACGTAAAACCCAAATCGATTCCCACACCTGCTGATGACATATCAAATTTTGGATCTTTTCCTGCATTGTAATCATAACTTGCAGCTGTTTTTAATGTTCCTGTTGAAAGATATTCACTTTGCGACGGAATCACATTGTCCTTTTCATAAGCAACACTCAGATTATTTCCGTTGATATAATTGTTAACTCCCGCCATTAGGTATTTTATGGTAAGACCAGCTTTCATAAAATGTACATCTTCGTCTACTAATATTGTTCCGTAACTTGCTCCAATCTCAGCCCAGGAATTGGTAACTCCATTTGGGTTACCGCCTGTAAATAAAAAACTGTTTGAAGCATCTACATCTTTATTAACCTCATCAATAAGCTGTCCGTTAATACCTGTAAGATTGGTAACACTTCGAACACGAGTAAAAATTCCAATGCTATGCTCTGGCGTAATATTCATCATACACGATGGCCCAAGAATATCGATATTCAAGTTTCCTCTGTTGTTTGTTTTAAAATTCTTTGACGCATCAGTTTCTAGACTGTAACCTCCATCAAAAACATCGGCGATATTAACGCCATACAAATCGTTTTGTCCCGTTGCGCTGACAGATGAAATGGTAATATCTGATCTGAATTTAGAATCAACAATCGCTGACGGATTAAACAAAACTCCTTGAATTCCCGCATAATTATCGTCCCGAAATCCAAAATACGACTGTCCCTGACAATAAAAAAAGCTTCCAAAGAAGCTGCATAAAAGTAAAGTTCTCTTCATAAATTAACATTGGTTGGTTGATTAGTACATTTCTCTTTTTGGTAAAAGACAAACAAATATGAAACAAAAAATGTTTTAAAAAAACTTATGCTTTTTGCAGGTTCAAAGCAGCAAAGTGGCAAAGCTTCAGAGATATACGAAAATTATTTTCAAAAAATATTATAAATCTTACTCCCCTAAAAGATCATGTAGTATTGCTCTTAGATAACACAAAAAAAGCCGAACAAATGTTCGGCTTGATTATTTTTGATATTCTATTAAAAAATATAGAATTTACATCAACTTAAAACTAAATCTAAGAAAAAACTTAAGAGTGTTTTTCCAAAGCAACAAAACCTTTGCAACTCTGAACCTTTGTACCTCTGTGTCTAGAAATTAATAAACTTCCGAAGCCTCTTTTAATTTCTCCATGTTGTTTACCAACTGAAGCTCAGAAACAATTTTCTGAATATCACCGTTCATGATGTTACCCAAATCGTAAAGCGTTAAACCAACACGGTGATCGGTTACACGGCCTTGAGCATAGTTGTACGTACGGATTTTTGCCGAACGGTCTCCAGAACTTACTTGAGAACTACGTTTTTTAGCATCTTCCTCTTGCTTTTTAGCCAATTCCATTTCGTATAAACGAGAACGTAATACCATTAAAGCTTTATCTTTATTCTTGTGCTGTGATTTCTCATCCTGACATTGCGCCACTAATCCTGTTGGAATGTGCGTTAAACGTACAGCCGATTTCGTTGTATTTACCGACTGTCCTCCAGGCCCTGACGAACAGAAGAAATCCACACGAACATCGTTCATATCTACCTGAACATCAAACTCCTCCGCTTCTGGTAAAACCATAACGGTAGCTGCCGATGTATGCACACGACCTTGAGTTTCTGTTTGAGGAACACGCTGCACACGGTGAACACCTGCTTCAAACTTCAACGTTCCGTATACATCTTCTCCAGTAACTTCAAAAATAACCTCTTTGAAACCACCTGAAGTACCTTCGTTCATATCTACAACAGAGGTTCTCCACCCCATGCTTTCGCAATATTTAGTGTACATTCTGAATAAGTCCCCTGCAAAAATACTTGCTTCATCTCCACCCGTTCCGGCACGAATCTCCACCATTACGTTTTTAGCATCTTCAGGATCTTTAGGAATCAACATAAATTTGATTTCCTCCTCCAATTCTGGCAAGCGATCTTTAGCTTCGTCCAACTGCATTTTGGCCATTTCCACCATTTCAGCATCGCTGCCGTCAGCAATGATTTCGTTAGCCTCATCGATATTTGCCAAAACTATAATGTATTCTTCTCTCTTTTCAACCAAAGCCTTAATACTTTTATATTCTTGGTTGAGCTGTTTATAACGCTTTTGATCAGAAATAACATCCGGCTGAATAATCAAATCCGAAATCTCATCAAATCGCTGCTTTACATATTGAAGTCTATCTAACATTTTCTTTTTCCTTTATTTGGACTGCAAAATTACAAAATTTTTGTGGAAAATTCTAGTGCTGATTTTTTGTGTTTTTTGAGTGAGATTTTGATAGAAAATTTGATGGGCTAAAAGATTTCGAATGTCTTTATAATTATCAACAAATATTTTCATGCCTTTACGGTTTCCCGTAAGGATATTGAACTTTAAGTAATTAGATTTGAAAACATTAAAAATTTTAATATGAAATTCAATCTAATTATATTTTTATTACTCACAACAATATCAATAAGTTATTCTCAAAACGGAAAAACAAATTCTGAAACCCGCCAATTTATTGAGAATGCAGAAATAACGCAGATAAATAAAGATTGGAATATTAAAGCCGACTTTAGATCTGGTTTAAATGAAGTCGTTTCTTTCTTTCCCGTTGAAGCAATTGATTTGAAATTAAACAAAAAAGTAAAATCAGTGCAAGTAGATATGGGATTAACTAATAATTACTTCAAATCTTCATGGATCGATTTAAATGAAGTTGATGAATTTATTTTATTTATTGAGCAATATGTTATTCCAAATCTTAAAGATAAAACAGACAGAAACCAATCGACCAAATATATTTTTAATTCCAGAGAAATAACCTTTAGTTTTTATATTGAAAAAAGTTCAAGAAGAATATCGATTTATCTTAAAGACGATGGTGTTACAGATTACAACTATTATTTCTGGACAGAAACACAAGTCAATAAAATTCCTGAATTACTTACTATGTTGAAAGAAATTAGATAACGCCATTAAAAAAAATAATAAAATGAAAAAAATATTGTTTACAGCCTTTCTTTTGATAGTTTTTAGTAAATCATTTTCCCAAACAGATGAATTTCAATATGTAACTTCAGGTCAAGACGGTACCGAAGTATATTTATTTTTTGAAAGAGATAATGATGGATACAAAGAATTTTGGTTGAAATTAGTGTCACCAACTAAAACTGTTAAAAACAAAAAAGGCAAATTAATTAAAACTGGCGGTGATTCTACTTTACAATTTTATAAACTAGATTGTTCTGAAAAAACATATTCTACTTCAGATGGTGTAATATATAATCGAAATGGAGAGGCAATAAAAAAAATATACATTAATTCTTATGATGATAAAATTATACCTGGAACAATTCTTAGTGCAGTTTATAAATTTGTTTGCGAAATTGAAATAAATTAAAAACTACCTAATTCCTCTAGTTGTTGCGAGCATCCTATTGTGTATGCAACTTAAAGAAAAACAACGTTTCAATAGTAGAAATTAAAAACTAATTAATTAAATTATTATGGGAAGACTTGGAGTAACAGAATTACTAGTAATTGGAATTCCGTTTTTAGCAATTTATTTTTTACCATCAATTATTGCATTAAGTCGCAAGAAAAATAATGCTGCTGGAATAATTTTGCTGAATTTCTTTTTGGGATGGACATTTATTGGATGGATAGTTTCGTTAATTTGGGCTTGTTTAAAAGATAACGAACCTCAAACAATTGTTGTAAATAATTCTTACCCAAAACAGCAAAATTCATTAGATATAAAAAGGAATGATTTTGATGAAAAATTAGACAGTTTACAAAAACTAAAAAATTTATTGGACTCTGGTGTTTTATCTCAGGAAGAGTTTGAACAGCAAAAAGCTAAATTATTACAATTATAAAGCGATCAAGTCTTATCTTACTCTTTATTTACGAATAGACATTCACTTTAGCAACAATGTTTTATTCTATTATTTTTATGACTTTTACTGGCACAAGCCAGATAGCGCGGATTTGCAATCCGTGCACACAAAAGCTAAACGCAATAATAGTCAATAAAAAAGCTACAAGATTGTAGCTTTTTTTATTTTTAAAGAAATAAGTCAATCTTTACAGGCACGGATTGCAAATCCGCACTATCATTGCGATAACAAAAAATACTCATATATATTAACTTAACAGCCAACAAATCTCTCCGATTATTTATATTCCTCGTCTTTAAATATACAAATCCTTCAAAAGTTCACTTGAAGTTGTATCAAGTGCTTTTGCCATTCTAATCAAAAGATTTATAGTAATACCCTGTTCTTTTCTTAAAATTCTTCGTACAGTGGTCTCAGTACAGTTACTTGCTTTTGCAAAAGCACTCTTGTTTCCTGTGTATTTTTCTAGGAAAAGCTTATAAATTCTATCGACTATTTCTGCTTCTAATTTATCAATCGTCTTCATAAAACAAAGAAAATGAAGTAACCTTTTGAATCTACAAAACAAATTCGACTTATAAGTCGAATTTTATTATATTTGCTTTATATAAGTAAATACTAAAATTAATTATAAGCGATGGAAGAAAAGCTGGAGAAACGAATAAATGATCTTTTAAAATTTGCGGCCAATGTAAATTATTTCACAAAGCTTAAACCAAATCTTAAAGATCATAATTCTCTCAAAACCGATCTAACAATAACGTGTTACAACGAATTAATGCAGACGATTTTTTCTCTAATTAGAACAAGTATCAAGATCCTGCAAAATGAAGAATCTCAAACCGCTATCGATGCCATGCTTTTACTTGAAATAGCTGTGCAGCTTCTGCCAAATGATGAAATGGAATTACTGGATGAATTGCACAAGATTTTATAAGAAATTTGCGCAGCGATGATTTGGCAAACCCGTTAGCGGGAATTTGCAATCCGTGCCCACAACAGCAAGACAAAAAACAAATTATCAAATACAAAAGCTACAAAAAAACATGTAGTTTTTTTTATATTTGACAAAGGGTATAAATCAGAGCCATCGGATTCAAAAAATAGAAACGGTAATTAATTTTAAACAAAATGAATTTAAGGACACATCCCATGCAGACAATAGGTGATTGTGCTATTTTTGCTTTTAGATTAGAGCCAGCATCAGATGATCCGACAGAAAGATTGATGCGTTCTGTATCGATCTTCGTGGATGGAGTTAACTTCACGGAACATGATTCGATTGTCTATGTTCCTCAGTTTATTCATTCTCTGAAACAGACTGTAAATAAGTTGAATAACATTGATTTGAATCGATATAAGAAAATTTGGCGTGGGGAAGATCCAGAAAATATACATACCAAGTTAACTGTTGGCAATTTGATTGAAGATTCTCAATGGGCAGATATGTTGGCTGATCTGCAATTTTTGGAATTTGGTGAGACGACCTATAATTTGTTGAGTTTCTTTATTCCGCGAGACAACAATTGCTGGATAACCTGCCAATCTGTTGAAGATCCCGAGATACAAGGAAGTATTCATTCGGTTTGTATTGATTTTGATGATTTAATTAAATGTATATCAGACACTGCGGACATAATTGAAGTGGATTTTGCAAAAGTGGAAAAGAACATGTAGTCATACCTCGATAGCGCGGATTTGTAATCCGTGCCCGCAACAATATGACACTTTGTAAATCAAATACAAACCAAACCAATCTTTACGGGCACGGATTGCAAATCCGCGCTATCGGATTATGGCTCGGAAAACTTAACTAAGATCTAAAAATTTAACCATGAAAAAAAGTCTCTTATTAGTAATAATGATTCTTCTTTTTGGAATATGTTTCTTATTCAATTCCTGTAAAGAAAAAAACAAAAACGAAATTAAGATTACAGAAAGCCAGGCTTTAAAAATTGCTAACCGATATGGTATTTCAGGAGATAATGTGCTCATTTATTTTAATACTTATACTTACTCCAAAACGAGTTTAGGATATAAAAATGGAAAAAGAAAATTATACTACTGGAATGTATCAAAAGAATGTAATCATTGTCCAATGATACAAATTGATGCCGTAACTGGAAATGTGTTTTCTGAAGGTAAATATGATTACGTTCATTAAAATAAAATTAGCAAAAAATCGTGCAGCTTTTCTATATTTACAGAAAACAAACCAAAAAACTATGACTCTAATTGCAATTTTCTTCCCGTGTGTTTCTTTCTTTTTGAGAGGGAAAATATTAACGTCGATTCTTTGTCTAATCTTGCAAGTAACCTTAATTGGCTGGATTCCTGCTGCAATTTGGGCTGTTATTTCTTTACAGAATTCAAGAGCTGATAAACGCAATAAGCAACTAATAAAAGCGATAAAATCTAAATCTTAAGTATAAATTAGATTTTATTTTTGTCTTGATGACAATTAAATTACGTTTTCTAAAACTTTAAAAAAATCAAGCAATCATCACATTATTCCACATTTTTATTCTTCTGTTATTTATATGTTGGCTATTATTAAGCAATAGTTCCTCCTTGTCATATTTGGATAAATTTTTAATCATTTCATAATATTTTTTTGAGGTAATTATCTGGTGATTTGAAAGAAAAAATTTATGGTTTATCCGTAATCCAATTAGTTTTAAACAAGGTATTTTTGAGAAACAAGTTTGTTATTTATAATTCAAATTTGGAAACTCCCCAATAGTATCTTTAACTAAATTAATAGATTATGAAAAAATCCACAAACAAGTATTACGGTAAATCGCTGCTTTTTGCGTTTGCATTTTCAGCATTGTTCTTATTCCAAAACTGCTCTGACGAAACTTCTGATTCAGCCAGTATTGAAAATGCGCTAAAAAAAGAATCAGTTTCTAAAGATGGTAAAACGTCAAAAACTGCTCTTACAAACACAATAATATCATCTCAGGTAACAGCATCTGGTCCTACTTACATTCAGGGCGGAACAACCTTATTTGAATGGCAGTATACAGGAAGTATCCCTAATCCTGATTTAAACAGCATTATCTGGTGGTATTCAAAAGTAAATAACAATGGAGAAGCTCCTTACGCTATTGGCTGGGGCGCAACTGGTTATTTTATGTCTGTACCAGATACTTATTATTCTGATCCCGGACTTCAAACTTCAAACTTTAAAATCTATCTTACTATACGTGATACTAGCGGAAACCTTTATCAAAGTTACAGTATTTACCAAATCATGAAAAAAGGAAAATATAAATTAGAAAATTCCCTTTAACAAAAAAAAGCGCAAATTCTCTAGATTTTGCGCTTTTTTACTTCTTAAACCTTAGTTAATATATGTTTTTAATATCAAAAGAAAGTTAAATTTGTTTTCTTTATGGAAACTAACCTCAAACAGAACCTACAAAACCTCACAACTGAATTGCTAAAAATGGCAAACTTGTATTGCTGGAATAGTATTTCAAAAAATACAGTTTTTATTTTGTCTAATATCTCTGAGATTAAAGAAGATAACTTTAAAAAAAATTATACTAATTCGTAGACAGAAACTATCTACATCATGCAAACAAGGAAACAAGAATATAGACAATTTTTAAATGACAATTTCAAGGGACTAAAAC
This is a stretch of genomic DNA from Flavobacterium endoglycinae. It encodes these proteins:
- a CDS encoding porin family protein, translated to MKMQNNFLCALALFISASFGMLHAQNTNVETEFGVKGGFNMSNLYNNGDDVDDNNILYGFNAGVYATLPISDFVAIQPELLFTTKGAKLEYNSALFNGDAKFKLNYIELPLLVRVNITKNFNVHAGGYASYLVSSKVTGSGDAEFEQTIDTDDLNKFDAGISAGIGVDFNPVSIGVRYNYGLTTVGKERTALGTTYTFPDAKNSNLTLYLSYKLN
- a CDS encoding lmo0937 family membrane protein, translating into MSNLLYTIAVILVILWALGFFVYSFGSIIHILLVIAIIAILLRLIKGREI
- a CDS encoding CHASE3 domain-containing protein codes for the protein MKWIPNFNSSNSLRVIFVIAVFILLFISSVAYKHNQDLNESSKLVMHTYEINIQLERLMSAIKDAETGQRGYIITRNARFLTPYIYSRDKVNTSFITLKKLTADNPQQQENLRKLFKLIIQRFVSFENCLKYSDPKTYDKRKLDNHMFGGRILMENIRFKVDEMNDIEKTYLKNRLKIYDAEISLSPIFSISLFLTALFFILLAYRQISKDFQRLKLYNKKLLISSGLISESEAIGKFSTWQWDLDADKIDYSDNQFRLLGYEPGDFIPRRETLLKSVHPDDKDNVATAIDGILQNKQQPFVYYKILLPSHEVRYFKSTGKLLTDQQGSKILLGINFDITDEHLLNIELQERNKELEKSNKELASFNHVASHDLQEPLRKIQTFISRVSDADKAVMSQSARDYIAKIEVSAKRMRILIDDLLLFSRTNTTKKEFIKSNLNELLENAESELTEVIEEKNAVINTCKLPKLSVIPYQIEQLFINLIGNSLKYSRPDVPPEISIDCEKVNAADYPELDQNIKKYHRITFTDNGMGFDPQFKETIFILFQRLHSKTDYPGTGIGLAICKKIVDNHRGHITADSEPNKGSVFTIFLPD
- a CDS encoding DUF5723 family protein, whose translation is MKRTLLLCSFFGSFFYCQGQSYFGFRDDNYAGIQGVLFNPSAIVDSKFRSDITISSVSATGQNDLYGVNIADVFDGGYSLETDASKNFKTNNRGNLNIDILGPSCMMNITPEHSIGIFTRVRSVTNLTGINGQLIDEVNKDVDASNSFLFTGGNPNGVTNSWAEIGASYGTILVDEDVHFMKAGLTIKYLMAGVNNYINGNNLSVAYEKDNVIPSQSEYLSTGTLKTAASYDYNAGKDPKFDMSSAGVGIDLGFTYEYRTNCHTCIGNRYKLKAAASITDIGKLNYKNVIENTYNLAGRVTQDDIDNASDIFQFFNDHYTKVSSQKGVKANLPTALHTNFDWNIDNKFYLNLSGDFGLVDAKKINGTAIANSVTFTPRYETRQFSFYIPLTYMEYSGTQIGTGFRAGPLFIGSGSLISNLFSNNSKASNVYVGLKIPIYQSYN
- a CDS encoding DUF4142 domain-containing protein; translation: MKAKPVLKAIIFKVLFLLIVIFVTSCRKSNSIESNLKKNEAFSKNDKEEVEAFFFIATANVGKTIISKSQIAQQKSSESSIMILGKKIERSQSRLLQEVTELANKKLIIISEINATHRRDTYDLVTAKNSSEFNRVYLRAMKKCLEEQIQLLETVSKETNDKAILKLVLKYLPEQFDLLREIEQTIKKGIN
- a CDS encoding surface-adhesin E family protein, whose amino-acid sequence is MKKILFTAFLLIVFSKSFSQTDEFQYVTSGQDGTEVYLFFERDNDGYKEFWLKLVSPTKTVKNKKGKLIKTGGDSTLQFYKLDCSEKTYSTSDGVIYNRNGEAIKKIYINSYDDKIIPGTILSAVYKFVCEIEIN
- the prfA gene encoding peptide chain release factor 1; this translates as MLDRLQYVKQRFDEISDLIIQPDVISDQKRYKQLNQEYKSIKALVEKREEYIIVLANIDEANEIIADGSDAEMVEMAKMQLDEAKDRLPELEEEIKFMLIPKDPEDAKNVMVEIRAGTGGDEASIFAGDLFRMYTKYCESMGWRTSVVDMNEGTSGGFKEVIFEVTGEDVYGTLKFEAGVHRVQRVPQTETQGRVHTSAATVMVLPEAEEFDVQVDMNDVRVDFFCSSGPGGQSVNTTKSAVRLTHIPTGLVAQCQDEKSQHKNKDKALMVLRSRLYEMELAKKQEEDAKKRSSQVSSGDRSAKIRTYNYAQGRVTDHRVGLTLYDLGNIMNGDIQKIVSELQLVNNMEKLKEASEVY
- a CDS encoding YtxH domain-containing protein, producing MKASSTILGVAAAAAAGALLGVLFAPDKGSNTRKKIKDKSKDYSDNLKTKFDGIVNTITSNGKDIIDEGKAKFNQVKDDFNTVKDEAKTVKSNY
- a CDS encoding response regulator, whose protein sequence is MQKNALNILLADDDEDDRLFFKDAFEEIKIQTNVEFVHDGMQLMDYLLNPDNKLPDILFLDLNMPKKTGKECLIEIKKTDHLKNIIIAIYSTSSSEEDIEDTFIQGANIYIKKPSDFNTLKKIINEVVTVNWHYHTSGLNRDNFLLRLK